A window of the Osmia lignaria lignaria isolate PbOS001 chromosome 2, iyOsmLign1, whole genome shotgun sequence genome harbors these coding sequences:
- the LOC117607031 gene encoding uncharacterized protein LOC117607031 isoform X1, which translates to MKFLKKRREEKERALYVRLPHVIREEEDVAKLFTGDFKVNLPRQSTRYCYVIFPDTESKMKNLKMARNTQINGKPIVVAPAITKFEKNRKLKRKKIVIPKVKDETRVTRTLFVSNIALETKSQELKAAIQGCESVKILKPHSEKCRSAMVKMEDVWKAADYILKRIDRPIVRGRRLRFNPDTRTRHRPKKTGPLKIYDGETEIKPKPEQKKSLIRERKRRSSQVLGHIVLENKTRS; encoded by the exons atgaaatttttaaagaaacgacgagaagaaaaagaaagagcttTGTACGTTCGTTTACCGCATGTAATTCGCGAGGAAGAAGatgttgcaaaattatttaccgGTGACTTTAAAGTTAACCTTCCTCGACAATCTACCAGATATTGCTACGTAATATTTCCTGACACtgaaagtaaaatgaaaaatttaaaaatggcaCGAAACACTCAAATAAATGGAAAACCGATTGTGGTTGCTCCTGCAATTACTAAATTTGAGAAAAACAGAaagttgaaaaggaaaaaaatcgtTATACCTAAAGTAAAAGATGAAACAAGAGTAACGAGAAC CCTTTTTGTTTCAAATATTGCACTTGAAACAAAATCCCAGGAACTAAAAGCAGCTATTCAAGGATGTGAGTCTGTGAAGATCTTGAAACCACATTCAGAAAAGTGCAG GTCTGCAATGGTTAAAATGGAAGATGTTTGGAAAGCAGCAGACTATATATTGAAACGGATAGATCGACCAATTGTGAGAGGACGTAGATTAAGATTTAATCCTGATACTAGAACTAGACATAGACCAAAAAAGACAGGACCACTTAAAATATATGATGGTGAAACAGAAATAAAACCAAAACCTGAGCAAAAAAAGAGTttaataagagaaagaaaacgaagaagtaGCCAAGTTCTAGGTCATATTGTACTTGAAAACAAAACACGAAGttaa
- the LOC117607031 gene encoding uncharacterized protein LOC117607031 isoform X2, with the protein MFILRINQYSLFVSNIALETKSQELKAAIQGCESVKILKPHSEKCRSAMVKMEDVWKAADYILKRIDRPIVRGRRLRFNPDTRTRHRPKKTGPLKIYDGETEIKPKPEQKKSLIRERKRRSSQVLGHIVLENKTRS; encoded by the exons CCTTTTTGTTTCAAATATTGCACTTGAAACAAAATCCCAGGAACTAAAAGCAGCTATTCAAGGATGTGAGTCTGTGAAGATCTTGAAACCACATTCAGAAAAGTGCAG GTCTGCAATGGTTAAAATGGAAGATGTTTGGAAAGCAGCAGACTATATATTGAAACGGATAGATCGACCAATTGTGAGAGGACGTAGATTAAGATTTAATCCTGATACTAGAACTAGACATAGACCAAAAAAGACAGGACCACTTAAAATATATGATGGTGAAACAGAAATAAAACCAAAACCTGAGCAAAAAAAGAGTttaataagagaaagaaaacgaagaagtaGCCAAGTTCTAGGTCATATTGTACTTGAAAACAAAACACGAAGttaa
- the ttv gene encoding exostosin glycosyltransferase 1 ttv codes for MQAKKRYLLLFVTCAFLGYCYFGGYRLKSEKWAGRSQLPYERLPSYLSLNEEFYDKDLRTSNGNLLVSQRTRQCRMETCFDFTRCKHGFTVYVYPVEDVISPLYQKILNVITESRYYTSDPARACIFVLALDTLDRDPLSTEFVHNLPAKLMRLQYWNNGRNHLIFNLYSGTWPDYAEESLAFDIGYAMLAKASMSIFRHRPNFDVSIPLFGKQHPERGGEPGQALENNFPNNKKYVAAFKGKRYVHGIGSETRNALYHLHNGKDLVFVTTCRHGKAWRELQDEHCQQDNQEYDMYDYEILLMNATFCLVPRGRRLGSFRFLEALRAGCIPVILSNGWALPFHERIDWTQAVIFSDERLLLQIPDIVRSVSNVQILKLRQQTQFLWERYFSSIEKIVFTVFENIRERLPWEGTREKLVWNINPGALAILPQFADSQQELPFSKSNPGNTFTAIIYSQLGSTAVLYRLLKSIAKSKYLDKIILMWNSDIPLPRRPRWQGIKASIHVVTVDGISQRFYPHPLIKTSAILSLDEDATLNTDEIDFAFTVWRSFPDRIVGYPARSHYWDDSKRSWGYTSKWTNDYSIILTGAAFYHRYYNTLYTELLSSTLHKTVEQSQNCEDILMNFLVSHITRRPPIKVTQRKLYKDTTVAGIRSPWNDPDHFIQRQTCMNTFVAVFGYMPLLRSNMRLDPVLFKDSVSNLRKKYRQIELVSN; via the exons ATGCAAGCCAAGAAGCGCTATTTATTGCTATTTGTAACCTGCGCGTTTCTTGGTTATTGTTATTTTGGTGGATACCGATTAAAAAGTGAAAAGTGGGCAGGCAGATCTCAGTTGCCTTATGAGCGATTGCCTTCATATTTAAGTCTAAATGAAGAATTCTATGACAAGGATTTAAGGACGTCAAATGGAAATTTGCTTGTCTCTCAACGTACAAGACAATGCCGTATGGAGACTTGTTTTGACTTTACTAGGTGCAAGCATGGTTTTACAGTTTATGTATATCCAGTTGAGGATGTGATAAGCCCGCTataccaaaaaatattaaatgttattacTGAATCAAGATATTATACATCAGATCCAGCTAGAGCATGTATATTTGTATTAGCTCTTGATACATTGGACAGAGATCCATTATCAACAGAATTTGTTCACAATCTTCCTGCAAAGTTAATGCGTTTACAATATTGGAATAATGGCAGAAATcatttgatatttaatttatattctgGAACATGGCCTGATTATGCAGAGGAATCGTTAGCCTTTGACATAGGGTATGCCATGCTTGCTAAAGCTAGCATGTCTATCTTCAGGCACAGACCAAACTTTGATGTATCTATACCATTGTTTGGAAAACAACATCCAGAACGTGGTGGAGAACCGGGTCAagcattagaaaataattttcctaacaataaaaaatatgtagCAGCATTCAAGGGTAAAAGATACGTCCATGGAATAGGTTCCGAGACAAGAAATGCTCTCTATCATTTACACAATGGCAAAGACTTGGTGTTTGTCACGACTTGCCGTCACGGCAAAGCATGGAGAGAGTTACAAGACGAACATTGTCAACAAGATAATCAGGAGTATGATAT GTatgattatgaaattttattgatgAATGCTACATTTTGTCTTGTACCAAGAGGAAGAAGACTTGGTAGTTTTCGATTTTTAGAAGCTTTAAGGGCTGGATGTATTCCAGTTATTCTAAGCAATGGCTGGGCACTTCCTTTTCATGAACGTATTGATTGGACACAAGCGGTTATATTTTCAGATGAAAGACTGTTGCTTCAA ATTCCGGATATAGTACGGTCTGTGTCTAATGTACAAATCCTTAAACTACGGCAACAAACGCAATTCCTTTGGGAACGATACTTTTCGTCGatagaaaaaattgtatttacagTATTCGAG AATATCCGCGAACGTTTACCGTGGGAAGGTACAAGGGAAAAACTTGTCTGGAATATTAACCCTGGAGCTTTAGCAATATTACCGCAGTTTGCTGATAGCCAGCAAGAACTTCCATTTTCAAAAAGTAATCCAGGTAATACCTTCACTGCCATCATCTATTCGCAGTTGGGATCCACTGCTGTTCTCTATCGTTTGCTTAAGAGTATCGCGAAAAGTAAATACCTAGATAAG ATTATTCTAATGTGGAACTCGGACATTCCGTTACCAAGGAGGCCGCGATGGCAAGGGATCAAAGCATCAATACATGTTGTTACAGTTGATGGAATATCCCAACGTTTTTACCCACACCCTTTAATCAAAACTAGTGCCATATTATCTCTAGACGAGGATGCTACACTCAATACAGACGAAATAGATTTCGCCTTTACCGTTTGGCGATCGTTTCCGGATCGAATTGTTGGTTATCCGGCTAGATCGCACTATTGGGACGATTCCAAA CGGTCGTGGGGTTACACAAGCAAATGGACAAATGATTATAGTATAATTCTAACTGGTGCCGCCTTTTATCATCGTTATTATAATACATTGTATACCGAATTACTGAGTTCGACGCTGCACAAGACTGTCGAACAGTCGCAAAACTGCGAGGACATACTTATGAATTTTTTAGTCAGCCATATTACGCGAAGACCACCTATTAAAGTTACTCAACGGAAACTATATAAAGATACTACAGTGGCTGGAATCAG ATCTCCATGGAACGATCCAGATCACTTTATACAACGGCAAACGTGTATGAACACGTTCGTAGCCGTTTTCGGGTACATGCCGTTGTTACGATCAAATATGAGGCTTGACCCTGTTTTGTTCAAAGACTCTGTAAGCAATTTGCGCAAGAAGTATAGACAAATTGAATTAGTTAGTAATTAG